One Thioclava electrotropha DNA segment encodes these proteins:
- the tig gene encoding trigger factor, with the protein MQVTETQNDGLKRGYEITITAKELDEKVTAKLSEAQPEIEMKGFRKGKVPMAMLRKQFGPRILGEAMQESVDGAMSEHFEKTGDRPAMQPKIEMKDGEDWKEGDDVVVTVEYEALPEIPDVDLSGVKLERLVVKANEGEVNEALESLAATAKNFETKEGKAENGDQVVIDFEGFVDGEAFEGGKGEGYPLEVGSGSFIPGFEEQLVGAKADDDVEVTVTFPTEYGAEHLAGKEALFKCKVHEVKAPKAAEIDDEMAKQFGAEDLAALKAQVAERLEAEYQGAARQVMKRGLLDQLDDQVKFDLPPSLVEAEAKQIAHQLYHEENPDDHGHDHGEIETTEEHNTLAERRVRLGLLLAEIGRKQEIEVSDAEMTQAIMNQARQYPGQERAFFEFVQQNPQMQQQLRAPLFEDKVVDYIAGEAKVDDKEVTKEELQKEIEKLDEL; encoded by the coding sequence ATGCAGGTCACCGAGACCCAGAACGACGGCCTCAAGCGCGGCTACGAGATCACCATCACCGCCAAGGAACTCGACGAGAAGGTCACCGCGAAGCTTTCCGAAGCGCAGCCCGAGATCGAGATGAAGGGCTTCCGCAAGGGTAAGGTTCCGATGGCGATGCTGCGCAAGCAATTCGGCCCGCGCATCCTCGGCGAAGCGATGCAGGAATCGGTCGACGGCGCGATGAGCGAGCATTTCGAGAAAACCGGCGATCGCCCCGCGATGCAGCCGAAGATCGAGATGAAAGACGGCGAAGACTGGAAAGAGGGTGACGACGTGGTCGTGACCGTCGAGTACGAAGCGCTGCCGGAAATCCCGGATGTCGATCTGTCGGGCGTCAAGCTCGAGCGTCTGGTCGTGAAGGCCAACGAAGGCGAAGTGAACGAAGCGCTGGAAAGCCTCGCCGCGACCGCCAAGAACTTCGAGACCAAAGAAGGCAAGGCCGAGAACGGCGATCAGGTCGTGATCGACTTCGAAGGCTTCGTCGACGGTGAAGCGTTCGAAGGCGGCAAGGGCGAAGGCTACCCGCTGGAAGTCGGTTCGGGCTCGTTCATCCCGGGCTTCGAAGAGCAGCTCGTCGGCGCGAAAGCCGATGACGACGTCGAAGTGACCGTGACCTTCCCGACCGAATACGGTGCGGAGCATCTCGCGGGCAAGGAAGCGCTGTTCAAGTGCAAGGTCCACGAAGTGAAGGCGCCGAAGGCTGCCGAGATCGACGACGAGATGGCCAAGCAGTTCGGTGCCGAAGACCTCGCCGCGCTGAAAGCCCAGGTCGCAGAGCGTCTGGAAGCTGAATACCAGGGCGCAGCGCGTCAGGTGATGAAGCGTGGCCTGCTCGACCAGCTCGACGATCAGGTGAAGTTCGACCTGCCCCCCTCGCTCGTGGAAGCCGAGGCCAAGCAGATCGCGCACCAGCTCTATCACGAAGAGAACCCGGACGATCACGGCCATGACCACGGCGAGATCGAGACCACCGAGGAGCACAACACCCTCGCCGAGCGCCGCGTGCGCCTTGGCCTGCTGCTCGCCGAAATCGGTCGCAAGCAGGAGATCGAGGTTTCCGACGCCGAGATGACCCAAGCGATCATGAACCAGGCACGTCAGTACCCGGGTCAGGAGCGCGCCTTCTTCGAATTCGTGCAGCAGAACCCGCAGATGCAGCAGCAGCTGCGCGCGCCGCTCTTCGAAGACAAGGTCGTCGATTACATCGCTGGCGAAGCCAAGGTGGACGACAAGGAAGTCACCAAGGAAGAGCTGCAGAAAGAGATCGAGAAGCTCGACGAGCTGTGA
- a CDS encoding DUF1223 domain-containing protein, with the protein MGAAFAAGLVSFAEFASAQGAADAPPGMRLNASEALLDQMASEKSDTPAKPNPVAPDPDTEGEHDPVVVELYTSQGCSSCPPADALLKELTDRDDVIALALHVDYWDYLGWKDPFGKPEFSARQKSYAIAAGERTVYTPQMIIAGREALIGPQEAALDTAIARESDAHPEVDLKITGKGDHYEIALSPVDKLETPAMVQLVRYKPSATVDILRGENAGRTVTYKNIVTSLTGIAEWDGRAPVTLSVDLDGDAPAVVIVQESRPSKNGPLPGPILAAGQLD; encoded by the coding sequence ATGGGAGCTGCTTTCGCCGCAGGGCTGGTAAGCTTTGCGGAATTTGCGTCTGCCCAAGGGGCAGCCGACGCGCCGCCCGGGATGCGTCTCAACGCCTCCGAGGCGCTTCTCGACCAGATGGCCTCCGAGAAATCCGACACGCCCGCGAAGCCGAACCCCGTGGCGCCCGATCCCGACACCGAAGGCGAGCACGACCCGGTCGTGGTCGAGCTTTATACCTCGCAAGGCTGTTCGTCCTGCCCGCCGGCGGATGCGCTTCTCAAGGAGCTCACGGATCGGGACGATGTGATCGCGCTGGCGCTGCATGTCGATTACTGGGACTATCTCGGCTGGAAAGATCCCTTTGGAAAACCTGAGTTTTCCGCCCGGCAGAAGTCCTATGCGATCGCCGCGGGCGAGCGCACGGTCTACACCCCGCAGATGATCATCGCGGGCCGCGAGGCCCTTATCGGGCCGCAGGAAGCGGCGCTCGATACCGCCATCGCACGCGAGAGCGACGCCCATCCCGAGGTCGACCTGAAGATCACGGGGAAGGGCGATCATTACGAGATCGCGCTGAGCCCGGTTGATAAGCTGGAGACGCCCGCGATGGTGCAGCTCGTGCGCTACAAGCCCTCCGCCACGGTGGACATCCTGCGCGGCGAGAATGCCGGGCGCACGGTGACCTACAAGAACATCGTCACCAGCCTGACCGGCATCGCCGAATGGGACGGGCGCGCGCCGGTGACGCTCTCGGTCGATCTCGACGGGGACGCGCCCGCCGTGGTGATCGTTCAGGAATCCCGCCCCAGCAAGAACGGCCCGCTGCCCGGTCCGATCCTCGCCGCAGGTCAGCTCGACTGA
- the rpsR gene encoding 30S ribosomal protein S18: MAKPFFRRRKVCPFSGENAPKIDYKDTRLLQRYISERGKIVPARITAVSAKKQRELARAIKRARFLALLPYAVK; the protein is encoded by the coding sequence ATGGCAAAACCGTTTTTCCGCCGTCGTAAGGTCTGCCCGTTCTCGGGTGAGAACGCGCCGAAGATCGACTACAAGGACACCCGTCTTCTGCAGCGCTACATCTCTGAGCGCGGCAAGATCGTCCCCGCCCGCATCACCGCCGTTTCGGCGAAGAAGCAGCGTGAACTGGCCCGCGCGATCAAGCGCGCCCGCTTCCTCGCCCTGCTCCCCTACGCCGTGAAATAA
- a CDS encoding Crp/Fnr family transcriptional regulator: MNEHPKSGQPVEIEGVVAQGKLQRLLDVLPEDLRSEMMPLWQSIRFSPGDVLIEDGEVADRIGFVTDGFLAMSKTLQDRHRHIIGLITPSDMFGRAFNGPSGYRIEALSDGAVLTCDRQKFEAIIARSHEAERLFLLSILDELDAAREWVMVLGSSKVVERLASLLIILSRHKYRTLEGTAHAPIQLNLHIHIKRVDIAHLLGTSPESLSRAFHQLERTGAIRIVTPYDVELANLERLIEISGNSLEMRDE, encoded by the coding sequence ATGAACGAGCATCCGAAATCCGGACAGCCGGTCGAGATCGAGGGCGTGGTGGCGCAGGGCAAATTGCAGCGCCTGCTCGACGTACTCCCGGAGGATTTGCGCAGCGAGATGATGCCGCTCTGGCAAAGCATTCGCTTTTCGCCGGGCGATGTGCTGATCGAAGACGGCGAGGTCGCGGACCGGATCGGCTTCGTGACCGACGGGTTTCTCGCGATGTCGAAAACCCTGCAGGACCGGCACCGCCACATCATCGGGCTGATCACGCCGTCGGACATGTTCGGGCGCGCGTTCAACGGCCCCTCCGGCTACCGGATCGAAGCGCTCAGCGACGGGGCGGTTCTGACCTGCGACCGGCAGAAATTCGAGGCGATCATCGCCCGCTCGCATGAGGCGGAGCGGCTGTTCCTGCTGAGCATTCTCGACGAGCTCGACGCCGCGCGCGAGTGGGTGATGGTGCTGGGCAGCTCGAAAGTCGTCGAGCGGCTCGCCTCGCTCCTGATCATCCTGAGCCGCCACAAATACCGGACCCTGGAAGGCACCGCGCATGCGCCCATCCAGCTGAACCTGCATATCCATATCAAGCGGGTCGATATAGCGCATCTGCTGGGCACCTCGCCGGAATCGCTGAGCCGGGCGTTTCACCAGCTCGAGCGCACGGGCGCGATCCGTATCGTCACGCCTTACGATGTCGAGCTCGCCAATCTGGAGAGGCTCATCGAAATCTCGGGAAATTCGCTGGAGATGCGCGACGAGTGA
- a CDS encoding surface lipoprotein assembly modifier encodes MTEGHIDGRKLRRAWRLLCGGAMALLLVLGPGPAVAEAPVADAITDAALQQVLRSGDWPAAEAAARARLARNPDDVGALVVLARALRGQGDAAGAKAAATRANAQARTQQEKYVSAVEMAAASYDLGHPFAAQLWQRRAIEMAPNDALRASSVRDYRVLSAANPWSFSVAFDAGASSNVNNGSLADTVDIGGIDFTLNPDAKALSGYEISLSLKARYKFAGFGELPASFGAQIYTKQVVLSGDAKDSVPDARGSDYTFNAVEATLGQALSPADAPLRYRLDLLAGKNWYGGDDLSDYLRVSGSAQWGDPRRSLTQVTLSGERQLRLDNFRNSANVVTASLSHHRRLEGGDRLGLSFALRDASSEAVEIDHRAMLAGVSYDFAKPLAGTVSVGAALELERRDYDATLYGPGARRDTRGRLALQFGFPKLEFYGISPTLRLEGEETRSNVDFYDSSQVKLRLGLRSNF; translated from the coding sequence ATGACCGAAGGCCATATCGACGGGCGCAAACTGCGGCGCGCCTGGCGTCTTCTGTGCGGCGGGGCGATGGCCCTGCTGCTTGTCTTGGGGCCCGGTCCCGCGGTCGCGGAGGCTCCCGTCGCTGACGCTATCACCGACGCGGCGCTGCAGCAGGTGCTGCGGTCGGGCGATTGGCCCGCGGCGGAGGCAGCGGCGCGCGCGCGCTTGGCGCGCAATCCAGACGATGTGGGCGCGCTTGTCGTTCTGGCGCGGGCGCTGCGGGGGCAGGGCGACGCGGCAGGCGCGAAGGCGGCGGCGACCCGCGCCAATGCGCAGGCCCGGACGCAGCAGGAAAAATATGTCAGCGCGGTCGAGATGGCGGCGGCGAGCTACGATCTCGGGCATCCGTTCGCAGCCCAGCTCTGGCAACGCCGCGCGATCGAAATGGCGCCCAATGATGCCCTGCGCGCGTCGAGCGTGCGGGACTATCGCGTCCTGTCCGCGGCCAATCCGTGGAGCTTCTCCGTAGCTTTCGACGCGGGCGCGTCCAGCAATGTCAACAATGGCAGTCTCGCGGATACGGTCGATATCGGCGGCATCGACTTCACGCTCAATCCCGATGCGAAGGCGCTGTCGGGCTATGAAATTTCGCTGTCGCTGAAGGCGCGCTACAAATTCGCAGGGTTTGGAGAGTTGCCCGCGAGTTTCGGGGCGCAGATCTACACCAAACAGGTGGTCCTGTCGGGCGATGCGAAGGACTCGGTGCCCGATGCGCGTGGCTCGGATTACACGTTCAACGCGGTCGAGGCGACGTTGGGGCAGGCGCTCAGCCCGGCCGATGCGCCGTTGCGCTATCGTCTCGATCTTCTCGCGGGCAAGAACTGGTATGGCGGCGACGATCTGAGCGACTATCTGCGGGTTTCGGGCAGCGCGCAGTGGGGCGATCCACGGCGTTCGCTCACGCAGGTGACGCTCTCTGGCGAACGGCAGTTGCGCCTCGACAATTTCCGCAACTCGGCGAATGTCGTCACCGCAAGCCTGAGCCATCACCGGCGGCTTGAGGGAGGGGATCGGCTGGGGCTGTCCTTTGCCCTGCGCGACGCGTCCTCGGAGGCGGTCGAGATCGATCATCGGGCGATGCTTGCGGGCGTGTCTTACGATTTCGCCAAGCCGCTGGCCGGGACCGTCAGCGTCGGCGCGGCGCTGGAACTGGAGCGACGCGATTATGACGCGACGCTTTACGGGCCCGGCGCACGGCGCGACACGCGCGGGAGGCTGGCGCTGCAATTCGGGTTCCCGAAGCTCGAATTCTACGGCATCTCGCCGACCCTGCGGCTGGAGGGCGAAGAGACCCGCTCCAATGTCGATTTCTACGACAGCTCGCAGGTGAAATTGCGGCTCGGACTGCGGTCGAATTTCTGA
- the acnA gene encoding aconitate hydratase AcnA yields MPIVTGKDTAKTRRELSVGSKTYAYYSIPAATEAGLGDFSKLPASLKVVLENLLRFEDNGFTISTDDIKAFGEWAEQGGKNPREIAYRPARVLMQDFTGVPAVVDLAAMRDGIKGLGGDAQKINPLVPVDLVIDHSVMIDEFGNPRAFQMNVDREYERNIERYKFLKWGQTAFENFRVVPPGTGICHQVNLEYLAQTVWTDKDQDGTEVAYPDTLVGTDSHTTMVNGAAVLGWGVGGIEAEAGMLGQPISMLIPEVVGFKLTGSMVEGTTGTDLVLKVVEMLRAHGVVGKFVEFYGDGLDNLPLAQRATIANMAPEYGATCGFFPVDDETLRYLEQTGRDKDRIALVEAYAKENGMWRDADYAPVYSSTLELDMNTIVPAISGPKRPQDYVALTNAADAFEGVVADYRGIDISSEAKNMAAEGPIATKSVTIGKTAKVEGEDYELRDGSVVIASITSCTNTSNPYVLIGAGLVARKARELGLDRKPWVKTSLAPGSQVVSEYLEAAGLQEDLDAVGFNLVGYGCTTCIGNSGPLQPEISKAINDNDLIATSVLSGNRNFEGRISPDVRANYLASPPLVVAYALAGDMNIDLSSDPIAQTPDGKDVYLKDIWPSDKEIADLVEKVVTREKFIEKYADVFKGDEKWQGVEVEGGETYDWPPQSTYIQNPPYFKGMSPEAGTISNIKDAGILAVLGDFVTTDHISPAGSFKPDTPAGKYLVERQVAPKDFNSYGSRRGNHEVMMRGTFANIRIKNEMLDGVEGGYTKGPDGEQTSIFDAAMAYEKAGKPLVIFGGEQYGAGSSRDWAAKGTNLLGVKAVIAESFERIHRSNLVGFGVIPFEFTEGQTRKDLNLTGEEEVSIEGLEGEIKPQSIVPCTITYKDGTTKEIKLKSRIDTAVEIEYLKNGGVLHYVLRNLAKA; encoded by the coding sequence ATGCCCATCGTTACCGGTAAGGATACCGCGAAGACCCGCCGCGAACTCAGCGTCGGTTCGAAAACCTATGCTTATTACTCGATCCCCGCCGCCACCGAGGCTGGCCTGGGTGATTTCTCGAAGCTGCCCGCTTCGCTGAAGGTGGTTCTGGAGAACCTCCTGCGGTTCGAGGATAACGGCTTCACGATCTCGACCGACGACATCAAAGCCTTCGGCGAATGGGCCGAGCAAGGCGGCAAGAACCCGCGCGAGATCGCTTACCGCCCCGCCCGCGTGCTGATGCAGGACTTCACCGGCGTTCCGGCCGTGGTCGACCTCGCGGCAATGCGTGACGGCATCAAGGGTCTTGGCGGCGACGCACAGAAGATCAACCCGCTCGTGCCCGTCGACCTCGTGATCGACCACTCGGTGATGATCGACGAATTCGGCAACCCGCGCGCGTTCCAGATGAACGTCGACCGCGAATACGAGCGCAACATCGAGCGCTACAAGTTCCTCAAGTGGGGCCAGACCGCGTTCGAGAACTTCCGCGTGGTTCCGCCGGGCACCGGCATCTGCCACCAGGTGAACCTCGAATATCTCGCCCAGACCGTCTGGACCGATAAGGATCAGGACGGCACCGAAGTCGCCTACCCCGACACGCTCGTGGGCACCGACAGCCACACCACCATGGTCAACGGCGCGGCCGTTCTCGGCTGGGGCGTGGGCGGTATCGAAGCTGAAGCCGGCATGCTCGGCCAGCCGATCTCGATGCTGATCCCGGAAGTCGTGGGCTTCAAGCTGACCGGCTCGATGGTCGAAGGCACCACCGGCACCGACCTCGTGCTGAAAGTCGTCGAAATGCTCCGCGCCCATGGCGTGGTCGGCAAGTTCGTCGAATTCTACGGCGACGGCCTCGACAACCTGCCGCTGGCTCAGCGCGCGACCATCGCCAACATGGCGCCCGAATACGGCGCGACCTGTGGCTTCTTCCCGGTCGATGACGAAACCCTGCGCTATCTCGAGCAGACGGGCCGCGACAAGGACCGCATCGCGCTGGTCGAAGCCTATGCCAAGGAAAACGGCATGTGGCGCGACGCGGATTACGCGCCGGTCTACTCCTCGACGCTCGAACTGGACATGAACACCATCGTTCCGGCGATCTCGGGTCCGAAGCGTCCGCAGGACTATGTCGCGCTGACCAACGCCGCTGACGCGTTCGAAGGCGTGGTTGCCGATTACCGCGGCATCGACATCTCGTCGGAAGCCAAGAACATGGCCGCCGAAGGCCCGATCGCGACCAAATCGGTCACCATCGGCAAGACCGCCAAGGTCGAAGGTGAAGATTACGAGCTGCGCGACGGCTCGGTGGTGATCGCCTCGATCACGTCCTGCACCAACACCTCGAACCCCTATGTGCTGATCGGCGCGGGTCTCGTGGCGCGCAAGGCGCGTGAACTGGGCCTCGACCGCAAGCCGTGGGTGAAGACCTCGCTGGCGCCTGGCTCGCAGGTCGTGTCGGAATATCTGGAAGCCGCTGGCCTTCAGGAAGATCTCGACGCGGTCGGCTTCAACCTCGTGGGCTACGGCTGCACCACCTGTATCGGTAACTCGGGTCCGCTCCAGCCGGAAATCTCGAAGGCGATCAACGACAACGACCTGATCGCGACCTCGGTGCTCTCGGGCAACCGGAACTTCGAAGGCCGGATCTCGCCCGACGTGCGCGCCAACTACCTCGCGTCCCCGCCCCTCGTGGTGGCCTACGCGCTGGCCGGCGACATGAACATCGACCTGTCGAGCGACCCGATCGCGCAGACGCCGGACGGCAAGGACGTCTACCTGAAAGACATCTGGCCCTCGGACAAAGAGATCGCCGATCTCGTCGAGAAGGTCGTCACCCGCGAGAAGTTCATCGAGAAATACGCCGATGTCTTCAAAGGCGACGAGAAGTGGCAGGGCGTGGAAGTCGAAGGCGGCGAAACCTATGACTGGCCGCCGCAGTCGACCTACATCCAGAACCCGCCCTACTTCAAAGGCATGTCGCCGGAAGCTGGCACGATCTCGAACATCAAGGACGCGGGCATCCTCGCCGTGCTGGGCGATTTCGTGACCACCGACCACATCTCGCCGGCGGGTTCGTTCAAGCCCGACACCCCGGCCGGGAAATACCTGGTCGAGCGTCAGGTCGCACCGAAGGACTTCAACAGCTACGGTTCGCGCCGTGGTAACCACGAAGTCATGATGCGCGGCACCTTCGCCAACATCCGCATCAAGAACGAGATGCTGGACGGCGTCGAGGGCGGCTACACCAAGGGCCCCGATGGCGAGCAGACCTCGATCTTCGACGCGGCGATGGCCTATGAGAAAGCCGGCAAGCCGCTGGTGATCTTCGGGGGCGAGCAATACGGCGCAGGCTCCTCGCGCGACTGGGCGGCGAAGGGCACCAACCTGCTCGGCGTCAAGGCCGTGATCGCGGAAAGCTTCGAGCGTATCCACCGCTCGAACCTCGTCGGCTTCGGCGTGATCCCCTTCGAGTTCACCGAAGGCCAGACCCGCAAGGATCTGAACCTGACCGGTGAGGAAGAGGTCTCGATCGAAGGTCTCGAAGGCGAAATCAAGCCGCAGTCGATCGTGCCCTGCACCATCACCTACAAGGACGGCACCACCAAGGAGATCAAGCTCAAGAGCCGGATCGATACCGCGGTGGAGATCGAATACCTCAAGAACGGCGGCGTGCTGCACTACGTGCTGCGCAACCTCGCCAAGGCCTGA
- the rplI gene encoding 50S ribosomal protein L9, producing MEVILLERVAKLGQMGDVVTVKDGFGRNYLLPQGKALRANESNIKSFEERKAQLEARNLETKKEAEALASKIDGETFVVIRSASDGGNLYGSVTTRDAANIASEQGFSVDRKQVIIRQPIKVLGLHDVEVHLHPEVVAEIQLNVARSPEEAELQASGKSIQDVAAEEEAAAEFEIAELFDDIGGATSDDDEGGPVATPESAAEDENNA from the coding sequence ATGGAAGTGATCCTTCTCGAACGCGTGGCCAAGCTCGGCCAGATGGGTGACGTCGTCACCGTCAAGGACGGCTTCGGCCGTAACTACCTGCTGCCGCAAGGCAAGGCACTGCGCGCCAACGAATCCAACATCAAGAGCTTCGAAGAGCGCAAAGCGCAGCTCGAGGCCCGCAACCTCGAAACCAAGAAAGAAGCCGAAGCTCTGGCGTCGAAGATCGACGGCGAGACCTTCGTCGTGATCCGTTCGGCTTCGGACGGCGGCAACCTTTACGGTTCGGTCACCACCCGCGACGCGGCGAACATCGCCTCCGAGCAGGGTTTCTCGGTGGACCGCAAGCAGGTCATCATCCGCCAGCCGATCAAGGTTCTCGGCCTGCATGACGTCGAAGTGCACCTGCACCCCGAAGTCGTCGCCGAGATCCAGCTCAACGTCGCACGTTCGCCCGAAGAGGCCGAGCTGCAAGCGTCGGGCAAGTCGATCCAGGACGTGGCGGCCGAGGAAGAGGCTGCAGCCGAATTCGAGATCGCCGAACTGTTCGACGATATCGGCGGCGCGACCTCCGACGACGACGAGGGCGGCCCCGTTGCCACCCCCGAGTCGGCAGCCGAAGACGAAAACAACGCCTGA
- a CDS encoding Crp/Fnr family transcriptional regulator: MCGSLSDRTLARVAQRARAISVAANDRLCEEDVTCHHIALVQSGMLRMQSHSLAGRRKITGLVVPGDSIGQIIRGTRGTAIEAVIDTKLCLFEAANFAQLIEQEPELRRALCHQAENWTEKARRLSLLLGAYGPASRLRALLLLAPSIMPWKALPDGGGVLTMLLPRQDIADLIATTQETVSRSLHQFQKDGLIDILNARQFRLNDLEALSEGLEEILHQ, translated from the coding sequence GTGTGCGGATCCCTCTCGGATCGAACCCTCGCCCGGGTCGCGCAACGGGCGCGCGCGATCTCCGTCGCGGCCAATGACCGGCTGTGCGAGGAAGATGTCACCTGCCACCACATCGCGCTGGTTCAGAGCGGCATGTTGCGGATGCAGAGCCATTCGCTCGCGGGGCGTCGCAAGATCACCGGGCTCGTCGTTCCGGGCGACAGCATCGGTCAGATCATCCGGGGCACGCGGGGCACCGCGATCGAAGCCGTGATCGACACCAAACTTTGCCTGTTCGAGGCGGCCAATTTCGCTCAGCTGATCGAGCAGGAGCCCGAATTGCGCCGGGCCCTGTGTCATCAGGCGGAAAACTGGACCGAGAAAGCGCGGCGTTTGAGCTTGCTACTGGGCGCCTATGGACCTGCGAGCCGACTGCGCGCGCTGCTGCTGCTGGCGCCCAGTATCATGCCTTGGAAAGCCCTGCCTGACGGGGGTGGCGTGTTGACGATGCTGCTGCCGCGTCAGGACATCGCCGATCTCATCGCCACGACGCAGGAGACGGTCAGCCGCTCGCTGCATCAGTTCCAGAAAGACGGGCTGATCGATATCCTGAACGCTAGGCAATTCCGCCTGAACGACCTCGAGGCCCTGTCCGAAGGGCTGGAGGAGATCCTGCACCAGTGA
- a CDS encoding Hint domain-containing protein, whose amino-acid sequence MAMLRQIIESNPRHSLPGPAGPNVTERVSPTEARKPKPDLSAGIAAGARVYTLDGAIPIEFLEPGDRIVTRSGTCKLKALRAGDYVGALIRILPGALGHDRPGAPLLIAQGAQLMMRDWRVQVIYGKREALLPAQSVVDGHYVTLGQGRARLFVLEFETPEVIYVDGVEMAAAVASVDA is encoded by the coding sequence ATGGCCATGCTCCGCCAGATCATCGAATCCAATCCACGCCACAGCCTTCCGGGTCCGGCTGGCCCGAATGTGACCGAGCGCGTATCGCCCACCGAGGCGCGCAAGCCGAAGCCGGATCTCAGCGCGGGGATCGCCGCCGGGGCGCGGGTCTACACGCTCGACGGGGCCATCCCGATCGAGTTTCTCGAACCCGGCGATCGGATCGTGACCCGCAGCGGGACGTGCAAGCTCAAGGCGTTGCGGGCGGGCGATTATGTGGGCGCGCTGATCCGGATCTTGCCCGGCGCGCTTGGCCATGATCGGCCCGGGGCGCCGCTCCTGATTGCTCAGGGCGCGCAACTGATGATGCGCGACTGGCGGGTACAGGTGATCTACGGCAAGCGCGAGGCGCTTCTGCCCGCGCAATCTGTCGTCGACGGCCACTATGTCACGCTGGGCCAAGGCCGCGCGCGGCTCTTCGTGCTGGAATTCGAGACGCCCGAAGTGATCTATGTCGATGGTGTGGAAATGGCCGCCGCAGTGGCAAGCGTCGACGCCTGA
- a CDS encoding YihY/virulence factor BrkB family protein has translation MTKRSGQGPRDEASSRRDRLVQAGLLGFGVYLMWRRYQDDRQAAIHGPTEGRSARHVPATRTDRYDRPADRALGRQAESPFEIPRAGWKAIAKRAYGQIDEDRVLAVAAGVTFYALLALFPALTATVSIYGIFADRQTMLQDLDALKNVIPPEALTLIRNQLEQLIGSSSNALGLASIFGVLLALWSANGGAKAMIGALNVAYGEKERRSFVQLNAFGLGMTITGIVMVCALILVAAVLPVMLDYIPMGGALDAVLRWGRWPVMALVLVGMLMLLYRFAPARNAPRWIWVVPGAIAASILLLIVSAGFSFYTSNFANYSSTYGSIGAVVVLMMWIWLSTTAVLLGAEINSEAEHQTAQDSTIGDPRPLGARNAVVADAVAPAPSRKR, from the coding sequence ATGACGAAACGATCGGGGCAGGGCCCACGAGACGAAGCATCGAGCCGACGCGACCGGCTCGTGCAGGCAGGGCTTCTGGGCTTCGGCGTCTATCTCATGTGGCGGCGCTATCAGGACGATCGGCAGGCCGCGATCCACGGGCCCACGGAAGGCCGCAGCGCCCGCCATGTTCCCGCGACCCGCACCGACCGCTATGACCGGCCCGCCGACCGCGCGCTGGGACGTCAGGCGGAAAGCCCGTTCGAGATCCCCCGTGCAGGCTGGAAGGCCATCGCCAAGCGCGCTTACGGTCAGATCGACGAGGACCGCGTGCTGGCGGTCGCGGCGGGCGTGACCTTCTACGCGCTGCTCGCCCTGTTCCCGGCCCTGACTGCCACCGTCTCGATCTACGGCATCTTCGCGGATCGCCAGACCATGCTGCAGGACCTCGATGCGCTCAAGAACGTCATTCCGCCCGAGGCGCTGACGTTGATCCGCAACCAGTTGGAGCAGTTGATCGGGTCCAGTTCCAACGCGCTCGGCCTCGCCTCGATCTTCGGCGTCCTTCTGGCGCTCTGGTCGGCCAATGGGGGCGCGAAGGCGATGATCGGCGCGCTCAATGTGGCCTATGGCGAGAAAGAACGGCGCAGCTTCGTGCAGCTCAACGCTTTTGGGCTGGGCATGACGATCACCGGGATTGTCATGGTCTGCGCGCTGATCCTCGTGGCGGCCGTGCTGCCCGTGATGCTCGATTACATCCCGATGGGTGGGGCGCTGGATGCGGTGCTGCGCTGGGGGCGCTGGCCGGTGATGGCGCTGGTGCTGGTGGGGATGCTGATGCTGCTCTATCGCTTCGCGCCCGCACGCAACGCGCCGCGCTGGATCTGGGTCGTGCCGGGGGCGATCGCGGCTTCGATCTTGCTGCTGATCGTCTCGGCGGGGTTCTCGTTCTACACCTCGAACTTCGCGAATTACTCGAGCACCTATGGCTCGATCGGCGCGGTGGTGGTGCTGATGATGTGGATCTGGCTCTCGACGACGGCGGTGCTTCTGGGGGCCGAGATCAACTCTGAGGCCGAGCATCAGACCGCGCAGGACAGCACCATCGGAGACCCGCGTCCCTTGGGCGCGCGCAACGCCGTGGTGGCCGATGCGGTCGCGCCTGCGCCCTCGCGCAAGCGCTGA
- the rpsF gene encoding 30S ribosomal protein S6 yields the protein MPLYEHVLIARQDLSNAQAEGLVEHFSTVLSDNGGKVVDSEYWGVKTMAYKINKNRKGHYAYLRTDAPSAAVQEMERLARLHDDVMRVLTIKVDEHEEGPSVQMQKRDERDNRRERR from the coding sequence ATGCCGCTTTACGAGCATGTCCTCATCGCGCGTCAGGATCTGTCCAACGCGCAGGCCGAAGGCCTTGTCGAACATTTCTCCACGGTCCTGTCGGACAACGGCGGCAAAGTCGTCGATTCCGAATACTGGGGCGTGAAGACCATGGCCTACAAGATCAACAAGAACCGCAAGGGCCACTACGCCTACCTGCGCACCGACGCCCCGTCGGCAGCCGTGCAGGAAATGGAGCGTCTGGCCCGTCTGCATGACGACGTGATGCGCGTCCTGACCATCAAGGTCGACGAGCACGAAGAGGGCCCCTCGGTCCAGATGCAGAAACGTGACGAACGCGACAACCGTCGCGAGCGCCGTTGA